The Pricia mediterranea genome includes a window with the following:
- a CDS encoding D-TA family PLP-dependent enzyme produces the protein MKRTNWYALNDTHDVITPALLVYPDWILHNIRTMIEMAGGAERLRPHIKTHKTAEIIEMQLDQGVKKFKCATIAEAELLAMCNAPDILLAMQPVGTNIQRFFELMSKYPESKFSALVDTPDILDALSDMAKSQKVVVSLWMDINCGMNRTGILPDENAVTLYRRMDADPNVDAKGLHAYDGHIRNTEVTLRKEVCDASFATVTDLKKELESTGTQVAGIVAGGSPTFPFHARRNGVEASPGTTLLWDAGYGGQFPEMEFLPAAVLLTRVISRPSKKTICLDLGHKHLASEMPFPRVDFLNAENCTQKGQSEEHFVLECENTKDYAVGDVFYAVPVHICPTVAKYTNLEVVSEGRIIDSWEVAARNQRISI, from the coding sequence ATGAAAAGAACAAACTGGTACGCGTTAAACGATACCCATGATGTGATTACGCCCGCCTTACTGGTATACCCGGATTGGATCCTTCACAACATCCGCACTATGATAGAAATGGCCGGGGGCGCCGAACGGCTTCGTCCACATATCAAAACCCATAAAACGGCGGAAATCATTGAGATGCAACTGGATCAGGGCGTCAAAAAGTTCAAGTGCGCAACTATCGCAGAGGCCGAATTGCTGGCCATGTGCAATGCCCCTGACATTTTATTGGCGATGCAGCCGGTAGGGACTAACATTCAACGGTTCTTCGAACTCATGTCCAAATATCCGGAGTCAAAATTCTCCGCTCTGGTCGATACGCCCGATATCCTTGATGCCTTGTCCGATATGGCGAAATCACAGAAGGTCGTTGTTTCCCTTTGGATGGATATCAATTGTGGGATGAATCGCACGGGTATCCTTCCCGACGAAAATGCCGTCACCCTCTACCGCCGGATGGACGCCGACCCCAATGTTGATGCAAAGGGATTGCATGCCTACGACGGGCATATACGGAATACGGAGGTCACGCTACGAAAAGAAGTCTGCGATGCATCTTTTGCAACCGTTACGGATCTCAAAAAAGAACTGGAATCAACGGGAACCCAAGTCGCCGGCATCGTTGCCGGAGGGTCGCCCACCTTTCCATTTCACGCCCGGCGCAACGGGGTAGAGGCCAGTCCGGGAACCACCCTGCTCTGGGATGCCGGCTATGGCGGCCAGTTTCCCGAGATGGAATTTCTTCCGGCCGCCGTGCTGCTCACCCGCGTCATTAGCAGGCCGTCAAAAAAGACCATCTGCTTGGATTTGGGACACAAGCATCTCGCTTCCGAGATGCCATTTCCGAGGGTAGACTTCCTAAACGCTGAAAATTGCACTCAAAAAGGCCAGAGCGAGGAACATTTCGTGCTTGAATGCGAAAACACGAAGGACTATGCCGTAGGAGATGTCTTCTACGCCGTTCCGGTACATATCTGTCCCACTGTCGCCAAATACACAAACCTAGAGGTAGTTTCCGAAGGACGTATTATCGATTCTTGGGAGGTCGCGGCTCGAAATCAGCGAATCAGCATCTGA
- a CDS encoding RidA family protein — MSSVSKKIEELGLILPPAPPPAGLYKPVLVVNNFLYVSGQGPMLPDGSLMKGRVGDDLDLEKGKAGARQVGLTMLSTIQTHFGEIDRIKRLVKTLGMVNSTPDFENHPLVINGFSELMAEVFGSEHGVGVRSAVGMMLPGGIPVEIEAMFELH, encoded by the coding sequence ATGTCATCCGTATCAAAAAAAATCGAAGAACTAGGCCTGATTTTGCCGCCAGCCCCACCTCCGGCGGGGCTTTACAAACCTGTACTTGTGGTCAATAACTTTCTATATGTATCCGGCCAAGGTCCCATGCTGCCCGATGGCTCCCTGATGAAAGGCAGGGTCGGAGATGATCTGGACCTTGAGAAGGGAAAAGCAGGGGCTCGCCAAGTCGGCCTTACGATGCTCTCGACCATACAGACCCATTTTGGGGAAATCGACCGCATCAAACGTCTGGTCAAAACCTTGGGCATGGTCAATTCCACCCCTGATTTCGAAAATCACCCTCTTGTAATCAACGGCTTTAGCGAGTTGATGGCAGAAGTTTTCGGCTCGGAGCACGGGGTCGGGGTGCGCAGTGCCGTAGGAATGATGCTCCCGGGTGGCATTCCGGTAGAAATCGAAGCCATGTTCGAATTGCATTAG